The Flavobacterium johnsoniae genomic sequence GAAGCTGTTGTACGCGAAGACAGAATTTATCAATTTAGAAGACAATATGTTCGGGAAAACAAAAGAAAAGTCTGCCCAACTTTAACAGCAAATATGGGAACTGGCGGCCATAATGTTCCAATTATTACAACCGATTTTGGTTTTAGAAAATTAACTCCTAGAGAATGTTTTCGTTTTCAAGGATTTCCAGATAGTTATAAATTGCCAAAAATTTCTAATTCTAACCTTTATAAACAAGCTGGAAATTCGGTCAGTATGCCTGTTATTCAAAGATTGGCTTCTGAGATTTACAAATGCATTGAGAAAATAGAAAACAAAAAAGCAAAAGCGCAAAAAGCTTAAATACTCCGAAGCATAATTGCTCCTTCAATTTTGGCGACGCAAACTTCAAGATTTTTCTCAATCTCTTTACTCCAGAATCTCAAAATCGTCCATTTTTTTGAAATAAGAAACGCATTAACTTCTTGATCTCTTTCTATATTTCTCTGAATTTTCGGAATCCAATATTCTCGATTCGATTTGATTCTTGATTGTTCTGTTTCCCAATCTTTTCCATGAAAGAATTCGCTGTCGACAAAAATCGCGATTTTATATTTGGCAAAAGTTAGGTCAGGTCTTCCAAATATCTTTTTATTATTTTTTCGATATCTGTAACCTAATTTCCATAACGCTTTAGCAAGCCTTACTTCGCCTTTTGTAGCAGTACTTTTTATCGCCTGCATAGTTTTGCTCCTCTGTTCGGGAGTCAATCTATCCATCTGAAGATTAAATTTGTTTCGGATGGATAAAGTTAAGGGATTTTATAGAATGAAAAGTTTAAATATTATTGCTTCGAAATTTCATCTTTCACAGCTAAAAAACAAAAAAGCCTCTACATTTCTGTAAAGGCTTTGTGTTTCTAAAGAAGTGGTCCCACCTGGGCTCGAACCAGGGACCACCTGATTATGAGATAGACTATTAATGTTTGTATTTAATTGCATTTAGCTTCAAAGCTACTGTTTTATAGTTATTCATCATTTTTAAAAAATACTTTTGTTTCATCCTACTTCACAATATGTATGCATTTGTTGTACGTATGTTGAACTTTTAAAAATATTAAAAATGAAAGCTAGTGTAAAAATCATCCTAAAAAAAACAATGCTTAATGATGGCACTTTTCCAATTAATTTAAGAATAACGATAAACAGAAAATCGAAATTCTACAAAACCCCTTACAATGTATTACCAAAATTTTGGAACAACAAAGCAAATGAATTTACAACTAAATTCCCAAATTATTTACAATGTAATCGAATATTAAATTCAATAAAACAAGATGCTTCCAAAATATTAAACATAATGATCGAGGAAGGTCATAACTATTCCCTTGAATCATTTGACTCTTTATTTAGACCTGAAGAAGTTAAAAAGATAAGCTTTATCACTTATTTTGAGGAGAGAAAACTTCAATTAAAAGAATCTGGAAAAATAAGCTCAAGCTGTTCCTATCGTGATACCATTTCTGCTCTTATGAGATTTAGACCAACAATCATAACTTACGATTTTACAAAAATTAATTACGATTTTTTAATGGCTTTTGAATCTCATTTACGAGCTCATGATTGTAACGATGGTGGTATTGGCGTATATATGCGTAACATTAGAGCAATATACAACTCAGCAATAAAATCTAAAATTGTTTCTAGTGAATTTTATCCTTTTAAAGATTATATAATTTCAAAATTGAAATCCAGTAAAGTAAAGAAGGCTTTAAGTAAACAAGATTTACAACTATTACTGGACTATGACATATCTGAAAACAAAGAGGGTGCGAAAGCATTGTATACTTATCTATTTAGTTTTTACTGCCGAGGTATGAATTTCACAGATGTCGCTGAGTTAAAATGGGAAGATGTTGATTTAAGCAGTTTTTCGTATATTAGAAATAAAACGCAAGTAAAATTAAATGTAAAAATTCCAAATAATCATTATACGAGAACTATTCTAAACTACTTTAAAATTTATCGACCGTTTGATACCGATTATATTTTTCCGATTTTAGACAAAGATGAAAAGTTGTATACAAAAGAAGAATTGAGAGATAGAAAAAAAAGTGTTTTAAATTATTATGGAAAACTTCTCAACATTATCGCACTCCAATGTGGTATTAAAAACAAAGTGACTTTTTACACTGCCAGACACACCTTTGCAACAATCTCTTTAAAAAAAGGTATCAATACCGTCATGATTAAGCAAGCTTTAGGACATCAATCTATTAAAACAACTGAAACTTATTTAGAAGATTTCAATAATAAAGATTTAGATATCGCCTTTGAGAACTTAATCTAAAATTATTTTCAAAACAAAAAAAGAGAAAAAAGAAAGTCGTCGTATTAGTGGAGGTTTCAAAAAAAGTCAAGTTTTTTTGAAAAAATACTACCCCAATAGTTTTTAAGAATTGGAAATGTTTGTGTAATCGACTGTTGTTATGAAAATGTAAGGGTGGAGATTTTTTCAAAAACCCAGAGGGCTTGAACTTTACTTTTTGAAACCGGAACTTACCTTTACTTTCTTTTTTATTTTTTTTTTCGAAGACTTGTGTTCTTGTTTTCCGATGGATTTGAGAAAGAGCAACCGCCGAAAAAACTAGGGGCGACAGACATAATACGGCTGGAATGCAGTGGAACGTAGCTTGCGGAGTGAAACGGAATGAAGCGGTATTGTGGATGCAATAGCCCCACCGAACGCAGGAAGAGAGCGTGTGAAGATGAGGAACAAGCAGCGCAATAAAAATAGCTGCTTATTTTCAAGCTGCTGTTTTTTTGTGCTGTGAAGTGCCTGTGAAACGGAGGGCGGTGGCTTTTTTTGCCGGCGACCGACTGGAACAGCCGAGCGGAACAAAGCGAACGACCGGAGAGAGACCACTTGATTGCGGGTGAAATTTATAACGGAAATGTTCTGCAGGAATTCTATATTCTTTTGAACTCATTGGAATCTTGGAATAAATGAAGATTTTATGCAACTGAGAAAGATAATGACTATTTCATTTATTTTTAAAATATTTTTTTTGTTTTTATCTCATTGAAAGAATATAATGGTATTTCAGTATCGGTTGTGAATTTAACGGGTAACTGGTAAGAAGATATAACCAATGTTTTTACATCATAATTATCAAATAAATTATTAAACTTAATATTTAGTTGTTCTTTATTTTTCTCAAGCCATTTTCCTCTACTAATATGTTTAGGCAACTGTTTATTTAAATAGTTATTTATATCTCTTTGGAAATCATATATTACCTTCGCTTGTTTTGTGTTTTTACATTCAATACAAAAAATGATTTTATTTTTATGGTCGAAAGCTAAAATATCAATATCTCCATAATCCTTATCAGCAATAAGAAAACCTTTCTTTTTGATTTTAACCTCAAATTTAATTACTTCTAAATCTGGATTTATATTAAGCCATTCAAAAACTTCATTCCTAAACTCTTTTCCTTTGTGATTATTTCTCTCTGCTAATAGATTTTGTAATTTTGTTTGCTCATTTGGAAGTTTTAATGAACCATCATAAAACAAATCGATTAGGTTATCAGTTGCTTTAATTAAAAATCTTGGACTCCAGATATAAGTATATTCAGACTGATCATTTTTTAATTTAATTATAGGCATTCTCAAATACGAAATCATCCTATTGTATCTCCAAGGATAGATTTCGGGATATTCTAAACCTGCTGGTGGAACATCCATTTTTCCTCTGCTTTCTAATGATAATACATCTAGGTAACTTTTTATTATTTCATCACTATAGTCAGAGTTTTCTTTTATTAATTGAAAGATACTTTCTTCGTTTAAAATACAATATGATTTTTCATTAATAATACAATGTTCAGCCAAAAAATTTGAAATGTCATCTAATTGTGGTAATGTAATACCCCAAGTTTCGTTAAATATTTTATCTAATTTTATACTATATTCAGTTCTCTCTTTTTCTTTAACATCAGTTATTTCTTTCTTACTTTTAAATTGTTTTTTAAAATTACTCTTATAATCTACAATTTCATCATCTATATTTGATTTGTGATATTCTGATAAAGTATCAGTA encodes the following:
- a CDS encoding site-specific integrase — protein: MKASVKIILKKTMLNDGTFPINLRITINRKSKFYKTPYNVLPKFWNNKANEFTTKFPNYLQCNRILNSIKQDASKILNIMIEEGHNYSLESFDSLFRPEEVKKISFITYFEERKLQLKESGKISSSCSYRDTISALMRFRPTIITYDFTKINYDFLMAFESHLRAHDCNDGGIGVYMRNIRAIYNSAIKSKIVSSEFYPFKDYIISKLKSSKVKKALSKQDLQLLLDYDISENKEGAKALYTYLFSFYCRGMNFTDVAELKWEDVDLSSFSYIRNKTQVKLNVKIPNNHYTRTILNYFKIYRPFDTDYIFPILDKDEKLYTKEELRDRKKSVLNYYGKLLNIIALQCGIKNKVTFYTARHTFATISLKKGINTVMIKQALGHQSIKTTETYLEDFNNKDLDIAFENLI
- a CDS encoding very short patch repair endonuclease codes for the protein MDRLTPEQRSKTMQAIKSTATKGEVRLAKALWKLGYRYRKNNKKIFGRPDLTFAKYKIAIFVDSEFFHGKDWETEQSRIKSNREYWIPKIQRNIERDQEVNAFLISKKWTILRFWSKEIEKNLEVCVAKIEGAIMLRSI